GCGAGGCTACGAAGGCATTACGGCTGCTCGCTATTTTCCAGCCCTGGGTCAGTTATTGATCACCCCTGACTTTACCTTTGAAGAGCGCAACCGCCGCCCACCTAGGGATCCTGTCAACTCCCTACTGAGCTTTGGCTACACGCTGCTTTCGAACAATGTCATGAGTCTCATCCTGGCAGAGGGCTTAAATCCCTACCTGGGCAATCTCCACCGCTCCGATAAAAAACTACCGGAGCTGGTGCTCGACCTCATGGAAGAGTTTCGCTCCCCAGTCGTGGACACCCTGGTGGTGACGCTGATTAATCGCCGCACCCTGCACCCCGATGACTTTACCTGGCCCACCGAAACCGGTGGCGTCTATATCGCCGATGCCGCCCGGCGACGGTTTATTCATGCCTTCGAAGCCAATATGAACCAAAGCGTTAAACATCCAGATGTGCAAGAACCGGTGACCTATCGCCGCGCTATTCACTACCAGGTGAAGCGCTATAAACGAGCCCTGCTGGAGGTTATACCTTACCAACCTTTCGTGAGGGCGGCCTAATGCTGGTGCTGATCACTTACGATATTCCCGATAATAAACGCCGCACCAAGTTGGCAACCTTTCTAGAAGGCTACGGACGACGGGTACAAAAAAGTGTGTTTGAATGTTTTCTAACCCAAGCAGAAATGCAGGAGTTACATCGACGCATTCAACGCCGTGTTAATCCTGATGAAGATAATGTGCGCTTTTATTGGCTTACCCCTCAGTCCGTTGCCAAGAGTCTGGCCATTGGCAGCGACCCGCCTACCCCACCTCCCAATGTTTACATCATTTAAATGCCTCCCATCGACGCACCCCTACCAATGGCTGTAGCTCCCATTCTCTCGTGGAGGTGCGTCGATGCCTTGCACCATCAGGGGTTTGAGCATTGGTTGGAGGCTGAAATGCTCGATTTTGAGCATGATGGAGTATCCTGTTTAGCAGGTGCGTCGATTCAACGGCTGAAACCCGCTCCGGGCAAGGCCCCCCAGACGAACTCCCACCGATTGGGTTAATTCGGAATAGTTGGAAACCGCTTGAACACCCGGATCAGTATCCGCAGCGATCGCCCACCGATTGGGTTAATTCGGAATAGTTGGAAACTCACAGTCCTCGCTGAATTCGCTTCATTTTGAGCCACTCACCAACCCACCGATTGGGTTAATTCGGAATAGTTGGAAACTCAGGGAACAAATTGATTTTGCCGTTCACCCAAATTGCGGCATAGATTACCCACCGATTGGGTTAATTCGGAATAGTTGGAAACTCTTTATGCTCTGGTCTGTAGAGCTCTGGATTCAGCATCCCCCACCGATTGGGTTAATTCGGAATAGTTGGAAACTGATTAAGTTCGGGAACACAACCATCTGCAGTGTTATGCCCCACCGATTGGGTTAATTCGGAATAGTTGGAAACCCTCGATGTCCTTGAAGTTTTATAGGCTCTTTAGTATCCGCCCCCACCGATTGGGTTAATTCGGAATAGTTGGAAACCTTCTGCTAAGAAAGGATCCATCGTCAAACACGATAAACCCCCACCGATTGGGTTAATTCGGAATAGTTGGAAACGCTGACGTAGCGCAAACCATTCTTCAGCCAGGAAGCTTGGCCCCACCGATTGGGTTAATTCGGAATAGTTGGAAACCCGTAGGCCCCATTTGCAACTGCGCGAATACAGGATTCCGTGCCCCCCACCGATTGGGTTAATTCGGAATAGTTGGAAACAGCAAGGGTTTCAGCCATTCCTCTCCCTTTGCTATACTCTTCCCCCCACCGATTGGGTTAATTCGGAATAGTTGGAAACTCGGGTATCAGTGCTGCTCCTAGTGCCTTAACCCCAACTCAACCCCCACCGATTGGGTTAATTCGGAATAGTTGGAAACTTTGGAAAGTAGTTTATATAAATTTAGATGACTCCGAAAGCCCCCACCGATTGGGTTAATTCGGAATAGTTGGAAACTAAATACGGGTGGACCTTCAAAGATTTTGATTCTGTTGACCCCCCACCGATTGGGTTAATTCGGAATAGTTGGAAACTTATTCGAACCACTTGGATAAAGTCAACGAACAATTGACCCCCCACCGATTGGGGTTAATTCGGAATAGTTGGAAACGCGGGGAGCAGTCAACAGGTTGGTGAGTTTCTCATGTATGTTGCCCCCACCGATTGGGTTAATTCGGAATAGTTGGAAACCGTAACAGAGGTGGTCTAAGCTCTAAAACCCTTGCTGTGTAGGAGTTCCCCCACCGATTGGGTTTAATTCGGAATAGTTGGAAACAGTTCCTCCAAAAGATGTTTCTCAGAGTGTGGCGACCCCCCCACCGATTGGGTTAATTCGGAATAGTTGGAAACAATAATCAGTATAAAACTGCCCATTCGTAATACAAACACCCCACCGATTGGGGTTAATTCGGAATAGTTTGGAAACCTAGTAATCCCCTGTTTGTTTTTGTAAGGGTAAGGCCGGTTGCCCCACCGATTGGGTTAATTCGGAATAGTTGGAAACGAAGGACGCATTATTGATCTTACTGGCGCAACCAACCCCCACACCGATTGGGTTAATTCGGAATAGTTGGAAACCTTCGAAAGAAAAGACCTTTTCGGTTTCTATATCTGAATCTCCCCCCACCGAATTGGGTTAATTCGGAATAGTTTGGAAACAAAGTATCTACAAACCCAGCGGCGACCGCCCCCGGGCCCCCACCGATTGGGTTAATTCGGAATAGTTGGGAAACAAAGCTTGGGCCAGCTCTAAAGCACTGGCATCAACTTCCCCCCACCCGATTGGGTTAATTCGGAATAGTTGGAAACTGTTCAGGGTGTTCAATGGTAGTTGTTTTAGTTAGCCCCCACCGATTGGGGTTAATTCGGAATAGTTGGAAACGTTAAGTAAAAATTTTATTGAAAGAGTTCTTACCTTAACCCCCACCGATTGGGTTAATTCGGAATAGTTGGAAACCAAATACATCCAGTCATAGAGGCGATTGTAAGGCAGCCCCCACCGATTGGTTAATTCGGAATAGTTGGAAACTGGCTGCATCGTCGCCTGGTGAAGCTAACGGAGCAAACCCCCACCGATTGGGTTAATTCGGAAATAGTTGGAAACGGGGTGGTGACTAGCTCGTAGCAAGCAGTCAGCTCCCCGCCCCCCCACCGATTGGGTTAATTCGGAATAGTTGGAAACGGACTTAGGTACAGGGTTGTTTAGATGGACCTATTGGATCGCCCCCCACCGATTGGGTTAATTCGGAATAGTTGGAAACTTTTCCAAGATTTGGCAAATCAGCGGCGTGTCGTTGCCCCACCGATTGGGTTAATTCGGAATAGTTGGAAACAGATGTCACAACAAACCCTGAGGCCGCAGCATACAAGACCCCCACCGATTGGGTTAATTCGGAATAGTTGGAAACACTTGTCGGATCAGTAATTTACTGAGATCTCATCGCAGCCCCCACCGATTGGGTTAATTCGGAATAGTTGGAAACTGGGCCGGCGACTTGGTAGAGGTAACGGGGGTCCCTCTTCCTGTTTCCCCCACCGATTGGGGTTAATTCGGAATAGTTGGAAACCCACTGAAAAAGTTAGAGCTGTTATTGTTATAAACGATGGCCCCCACCGATTGGGTTTAATTCGGAATAGTTGGAAACTGTGGATTTAATGCTGCCGGGTCTCGTTATTGTTGTGAATACCCCCACCGATTGGGTTAATTCGGAATAGTTGGAAACCCGTAATGGCAATTTTGTTATTATCTAGGTAATGAGAAAATTCTTTCATAGCCCCACCGATTGGGTTAATTCGGAATAGTTGGAAAACAACTCTTGGGGATCGAGGAGTACGGAAAATGCTTCATCCCCCCCACCGATTGGGTTAATTCGGAATAGTTGGAAACTCGTTGCCGATATGCAATCGCAGCGGGCAGCTCTTCTCCGTCCCCCACCGATTGGGTTAATTCGGAATAGTTGGAAACGGTGTAGCCAGGATTAGAAGGGTGGTCATTGGTCAAGCCCCCACCGATTGGGTAATTCGGAATAGTTGGAAACTCACGTCAACCCATAAGATCGTGTCCACAGATCCATTCGCCCCCCACCGATTGGGTTAATTCGGAAATAGTTGGAAACCCAGACAGTTGTGCTTTTTGACGCTAACCGTGCCAGCCCTGGCCCCCACCGATTGGGTTAATTCGGAATAGGTTGGAAACGACTTCCCCCAGCGGGACGCCACAGCCTCTTGAGCTGTGCCCCCACGATTGGGTTAATTCGGAATAGTTGGAAACCTATGCCTTCTTCAGTTATGGCGACGCCATGTTCCTGACCCCCCCACCGATTGGGTTAATTCGGAATAGTTGGAAACTACTTCCTCTAGTTCAACATATCCCGATGTAACCAACCCCCACCGATTGGGTTAATTCGGAATAGTTGGAAACCCTCGCGCATCCACAGTAGGCTTTAGCAAATTTACCTCGATTGCCCCCACCGATTGGGTTAATTCGAATAGTTGGAAACAACATAAAAATTTGTTTTAGTTCTTACACGCCTCAGTTTCATGCACCCCCACCGATTGGGTTAATTCGGAATAGTTGGAAACACTGAAGCCTGTCGGGTGGCCCAGCGCATCCACATGCCCCCACCGATTGGGTTAATTCGGAATAGTTGGAAACCGAGAGGCAGGACCAGCGATTGCAGCAGCAGGAAGAGGAACCCCACCGATTGGGTTAATTCGGAATAGTTGGAAACACGTATGGCCGGCCAGCAGGTTCTATGTCTATACCCCACCGATTGGGTTAATTCGGAATAGTTGAACAAGATCTCAAGTCGAGAGATCTTCAACAAATACCAAACTAGCCCCACCGATTGGGTTAATTCGGAATAGTTGGAAACCCACAGTCCCTAGGGGTTGAGGACGGAGCAGGTTTTCCCCCCACCGATTGGGTTAATTCGGAATAGTTGGAAACATGACTGACGCCCGGGACTCACCCGAATCCCGCAAACGAGCCCCACCGATTGGGTTAATTCGGAATAGTTGGAAACCCGAACAATAACTGTCAGGTCACCAAAGTCAATGTTGTAGCCCCACCGATTGGGTTAATTCGGAATAGTTGGAACTCAAGGCTATCGATTAAAATGCGCTCGATTTTACCCGCAGCCCCACCGATTGGGTAATTCGGAATAGTTGGAAACAACTTTGAGTCCACCAGGATACCATAACAGGAGCACTAGGCCCACCGATTGGGTTAATTCGGAAATAGTTGGAAACCAGTTCTTTTTATAAAAAAGTTCTCACACCATAAGAGAAAGTTCCCCACCGATTGGGTTAATTCGGAATAGTTGGAAACGTGGTAGGAAAAGTCGCAGCAAATGGCGCGGCACCCCCACCGATTGGGTTTAATTCGGAATAGTTGAAACGTCTCCGGGTTTGTAGGGTTTTTCCTTCCTGTTATCTATATCCCCCCCACCGATTGGGTTAATTCGGAATAGTTGGAACGTACAAGCAGCGGCTTCATTTGCAAGTTTACTGACTTCACCCCACCGATTGGGTTAATTCGGATAGTTGGAAACGCATCATTCCATAGTCGATCTGGTCAACTGCCCATTAGGTTAGGCACCCACCGATTGGGTTAATTCGGAATAGTTGGAAACATGAATTCCTGCTAAGTCAAGATTTGGTAGTTCCGACAGGCCCCACCGATTGGGTTAATCGGAATATTTGGAAACCAAACGATCGAAGTTGCTGATATTTCAGCGTTGAAAGCGCTCCCCCACCGATTGGGTTAATTCCGGAATAGTTGGAAACGGTCGTGATTGGTCGCTACGCGGCTGAGGGTGCTCTTTACCCTACCCCACCGATTGGGTTAATTCGGAATAGTTGGAAACATAGGCAAAGGAGAGATCAACCCAAAGAGGACGTCGACCCCACCGATTGGGGTTAATTCGGAAATAGTTGGAAACTCAGCCCGCGACGAGCGAGCGAGGAGCACTATGCGCAGTACCCCACCGATTGGGTTAATTCGGAATAGTTGGAAACCGGTTGATGCCGCCATGGAAGGCGGTACCATAGTTTCGTTCCCCACCCGATTGGGTTTAATCGGAATAGTTGGAAACTCACCTGAATAGTACCCAGAGATTGTGCCTGATTCAGTCCCCCCCACCGATTGGGTTAATTCGGAATAGTTGGAAACACCTGGCATCGACACCTGGCCTGTCACTACAACAACTGGCCCCACCGATTGGGTTTAATTCGGAATAGTTGGAAACTCTAAAAACTGACCCTTCCGTCATCGCCAGCGTTTCACCTCCCCCACCGATTGGGTTAATTCGGAATAGTTGGAAACTGAAAATCCAGAATCATGAGGACACTAAGCAACTTGTCCCCACCCGATTGGGTTAATTCGGAATAGTTGGAAACGACTGGCGTTTCCCAATGGGCCGAGCATTTTCATGCCGGTTCCCCCCACCGATTGGGTTAATTCGGAATAGTTGGAAACGGGAAGTTCCTCAAAAGTACTATATGGATTTGACTCAAGCCCCCACCGATTGGGTTAATTCGGAATAGTTGGAAACCAAAATCCCCGGTATTCTTCTTCTTGGATGTGAACTTCTCCCCACCGATTGGGTTAATTCGGAATAGTTGGAAACGCCCTCTCCCGTTGGGGTTGGCGCATGATATATCTTGGCACCCCACCGATTGGGTTAATTCGGAATAGTTGGAAACATGGGGGAGCTAGGCCAGGAGCCGGTCGAAAACCTAAATATCCCCACCGATTGGGTTAATTCGGAATAGTTGGAAACGTCAGTAACTGAAGCTTTGATTGAATCCCCCTTGTTAGCCCCACCGATTGGGTTAATTCGGAATAGTTGGAAACGATTGTTAATTGGAGTAGAGAGTCCACTTTCTGCGGTTTGCAACCCCACCGATTGGGTTAATTCGGAATAGTTGGAAACCGAAGAAAAGAACGAGGGCGGAGGGCGGAAGAACGAGGAGATTAGAGTGAAGGTGCTCACAAATGATGAGCCTCTCACCATTGGACTCTTCCGTCCTCTCTCTTCCCTCTTCCGTCCTTCGGACCATGGGCGGAAGAACGAGGAGATTAGAAGAAAGATGCTCACAAATGATGAGCCTCTCACCATCGGACTCTTCCGTCCTCTCTCTTCCCTCTTTCGTCCTTCGAAGTTTGAGAGAGTAGGTAGGGTGGGCAAAATCAGGATATAGCAAGCCTAACTGAATTTAGAATGAGAATCGCTTACAAAGCCTATAGTCTATGGAATGCTGTTCGAAATTCAACTGTGATTGCTATAGATAACCCTCGCTGGTGCCTGTAAGCTTTGTTTGCCCACCAATTTTTTCAGCGGTGGGCATTGTAGTTTGAGTGTGGGTTAGCCAAGATTTCGGACAAGATAATGCCCACCCTACGAGCTCACTTTTTAACCAAATTCCTCCCTCTTCCGTCTTCTCTCTTCCGTCCTTTCAACTCCGATTGGGTTAATTCGGAATAGATGACGGCTCAAAGTCCCTCTCCCGCTCTGGGAGAGGGATTTAGGGAGAGGGAAAACTCAGCTATCAAAGAGCCTTCCTCCACGGAATTCGCCCCTTCGCATACCAGGTGGGCAAGCCAAAGATTGACCCTACCTAGCTAAGCTACCGATGCTGGGCTTACCCACCCTACAATTCCTGGGAGAGGGATTTAGGGAGAGGGAAAACCCAGCCATCAATGCGCTTTCTCACGCTAAGTTCGCCCTCTATCCCCTAACCCCCCTACGACTGCGCTCAGGGCATCGCTTTCTGCCAAAATGGGCGAAAGGGGAACCAGACCCATCAAAGACTACTCCCAACATGAGATAACCCCTTATAGAAAGGGCATTCTTACCCAAAGAACACCACTCGAAAACCCGCCCAATGACCTCCCATCCCACAGAAAAATGGGACATCCCCGAATCCCTACGTCGTCGCATGGTCGAAGTAGCCCGCGACCTACGACAACAGCAGACCCCATCAGAAGAAAAACTTTGGCAACAGTTACGACGCAAGCAACGCGGTTATAGAGTGCGGCGACAACAGCCTATCGGTCCCTTTATCGTAGACTTCTACATATCCCAAGCTCGACTCGTGATCGAAGTTGATGGTGCCGTTCACACTCAACACATTGAAAAAGACAAACAACGGCAAGACCTTTTAGAAGAACTCGGATTAACCGTTCTCCGCTTCTCTACAACCGCAGTAGAGCAAACCTTATCAGAAGTCTTAGAGCAGATCGATACTTACGTTCAAATCCTGACAACTCAGACAAATATTTAGTAACCTTCAAAGCCCCTCTCCCCTGGTTGACTGACAAAAGATTCTGCATTGGGCGCGGAAACCGCGCCCTTACCAGATTGCTGTAGGGGGCAGGTTCCCTGACCCTTTGGATAGTCTGGGTTCTAGCAGGTTTTGTCAGTCAATGAGCCCTCTCCCGCTCTGGGAGAGGGATTTAGGGAGAGGGAAAACTCAGCTATCAAAGAGCCTTCCTCCACCGAATTCGCCCCTTCACATACCAGGTGGGCAAGCCAAAGATTGACCCTACCTGGCTAAAGCTATCGATGCTGGGCTTAGCCACCCTACGATTCCTGACTGGTCCCGTATTAGGATCAATACAACCCTTCAGACCCTTGAGCCATGCCTCAAACTGCAACCGACTACAAACATATTGTCCTCGATGAAAACCAAGTGCCCTTAATCGAAGGCAGCACACTAAAAGTGATTGAAATTGTCATGGCCCAAAGAGCTTATGGCTGGACTCCTGAAGGGGACCTCGATTAATCAGTTTTCTTTAGCTAATGGCGTCTCATTTGAGACCGTCAAGGTGACTCAAAGAGAGTCCGAGACATTCCACCGAAAAAAGCTTCCCATTTTGACAAAAAAATAGGGTTGGAAGACCACGTTTAAGTCGATTTCCCGGCTTTAGGTCCGATTATCTTGCCAGTTCAGCCGATGCAGCACGTTGGGTTTCGAGACACACAAACCGCTTCAGGTTATACACCAGATTTTTCAGACCTAGCTGGGTCTGGGCACGGGCTAACCCGATGCTGCGCACCACCTTGCCACCCATGCTGGTGACGACATCTCCGAAGATGTGCTCCACTCTGGCACGGGTTTTGGAGCGCTCTCGATTCGCGGTTTTCTGGGCCTCGCTTAAGGGGCGATTGCGATAGGCCCGTTCATTTATATGCGGCTCAAACCCTATCAATTTCAGCACCTCGACAATCAGCACGGAGAGATACGCACTATCGGCCCAAAGTCCATCGCCGCTATTATCCGCATCGAGCAACTCGCCCAAGACCTGCGAGTCATGGACCGACGCATCGGTGACGCTGTAACGGCGAATGAGCTTAAAGCCGGCATCACTATTGATGTGGTTTTTGTAGCCGTAGTGGGACGTTCCATTTTTCTTCGTCCATCGGGCGTCAACATCTTTTTGCGCGAGCTGATGAGGGGTCTCTTGCCACTCAACGGGAACCTCACCCTGCTTGAGGGTTTGGTTCTCCTCACGGGTGTTGCGTTGTTTGGGAACTGGAATCAAGGTCGCATCCACAATTTGCCCATCCTTGGCGGCATAGCCTGCCCCTTGCAGATAGGCTCCAAACTGCTCGAACAACGCCTCCACCAAGCCGTGCTGCTGCAACTGTTCTCGGAAGAGCCACACCGTCGTTGCATCCGGGACTCTATCCTCAAGCCCCAAACCGAGAAATTGCATGAAGGACAGTCGGTCGTTGACCTGATATTCCAGTTCGTCATCGCTGATGTTGTATAGCTTTTGCAGCACCAGCATCTTGAAGAGTAACAGGACATCGGTGGGGTTACGACCGGCCTGGCTTTTGCGCGGTTTCTCTCGAATCTGCATCAGAATCGGACGAAAGGTCTCCCACGGCACCAGTTGATTCAACCGATTCAGTACCGCCTTCTTTTGCTCCAGTTTTTGCTGGCGCTCTTCGATATCCCAGAATCCCTGCTGTCCCATGGCCTGCGTGCTTCAACAAAACCGACCTTATGATCTCATACTGAGATCGCTCTGGCTATTTTTCGAGGTGCCCTGAAGAGATTTACGTTAACCACCGCAATCTAACCATGAGTCAGATTTATGGAGCACTCTCCTACTACTGGGATCACAAAGCAGACCTAGATGCTGCCATTGAAGCCGACCTTCAGGAGGCGGAAGCAATGCGCTTAGAAGCTGGCGAGTCCCCCTTCGTTGCACGACTGAAAGCTCAGGGCTTGTTGCAATGAGCCTCAGCTTGTATATGGACGAGAATGTTCATGGTGCCATCACCACAGGATTACGGATAAGAGAAGTTGATGTTCTAACCGTGCAGGAAGACGGCAGGGCTATTTCATTCTAAAAATGGCCTTGAGGGTATCTAGACCAAACTTGCAGAGTCGTTCAGCCTGAGCCATATTGGCGAACTCGTTGGAGCGATAGAGGTTGAGCGCGAAGTTTCGAGCGACGGCGAAGATTTGCGGCAACTGGTGCATACGAATGCGCGAAGCATCTTCTCCCTGGGTCACATCCCGGATATGATGTACCTTATTTTCAACGCCCCAATAGCCCCGAATGCGCCGAGCCAAGGATTCCGCTGATTCTAAAAACGAGGCGACATAGTAGCGGGTCTCAGTTTCTAAGTGAGGCTGCCCGCCCTTCTTGAAGTGTCGCTCACTCTCCACTCGAATGAGCGTCTTCAGCCCTGGCCAGGGCTTGATGTTATCGAGGGTGGTGCATAGGCTAACGACCCGCTTCTCCAGTCGCCCATGCCCTTTACTGACCTCGGTGTAGCTGTCCTCAGCGATAAAGTTGGCCTGAACGCTTTTGTGCAAGTTACCCTGATTGCCTTTGAGGGCACCCAAGTAATGATTGTCGGTGTCAAGGATGAGCTGACAGTTTTTTTGGGTGCTAATCGCATCAAAGGCTATCACCACCCCCTTCAGCGCCAGTTGCTTAATGAACTCGGGCAGGGCTTTGATTTCGTTGGTCTTGTGCTCTACCTGATAGGGCTCCAGAATCAACCCCCGCTCCACCAGATAAGCACTGACCAATAGAATGGCGGGATGAGGGGGAGAGTCAGGATTGTCAGTCTCCAGTTGATACGACCCGCGTAAGACTTTGCCATCCACCGCTAAGGTTTCACCGGCTAACGGTTCAATGCCAAAGAACCGAGCCAAGGCCGCCGAATACTGTCCATAGTCTAGCTTTAGCAGCACCCGGCGAATCGTGCTGTAGGAGGGAAGACGGCCCTTGGGCGGGTTGAAGAGGTCAATCAACTCGCTGCGGTAGCTTTTGAGCCAGTCGCCAATGGCCAGAAATCCACGATTACCGGCCGTCACCGCCAGGGTGAAGAGCGCCAGGCATAAGGCCATCTGATGTCGTTTGCCAGAGGCCTGACGGACATCTGGCAGGGCAACGAAGGCTTCGAGGATCTCGATGCGCTCTACAGCAGGCTCATGCCTCGAGTCGAGGGTAGTAGGGGTAGGGGGCAGACGCATAGACGCTAGGACCATTGGGATTAGCCTGAAACTCTAGCATCTTTAGGTCCCCTTGAGAATGAAATGGCCCTGGGAAGACGGACGTTCTGGCATGGCGGATGATCTCGTTATACAGCGAGCAACTGAGCTAGAGCGTATTGTCTTCTCTCAGGACCGAGATTTTTTAGTCGAAGCAAAACGGTGTCAAGAAGATGGCATCCGTTTCTCTGGAGTTGTCTATGGTCATCAACTTATGGTTCAGATCGGAGAATGTATCCGAGATTTAGAGTTAATCGCAACGTTAGGAGAACCGCAGGAATTTGAAAATAGAGTTCAATTTCTGCCGTTTTAGTGTTAACTAGCTGAAGGAATTAATTCGGCATAGATGACGGCTCAAAGTAGGTAGGGTGGGCAAAATCAGGATAGATAACCCTCGCTGGTGCCTGTAAGCTTTGTTTGCCCACCAATTTTTTCAGCGGTGGGCATTGTAGTTTGAGTGTGGGTTAGCAAAGATTTCGGACAAGATAATGCCCACCCTACGAGCTCTTCCCCTGACTGCCTGACACATCTTTTACTCTAGTCGGCAGGATAGAGAGCGGATGCGAGAGAACCAGATTTGGTCGTAATAGTCGTGCTCCGCTTTTTTGGAGGCAAAACAAGGCTCTGGGTCACGGACTAACAGCGCTATCGGCTCTAGAAGCTGTCGTCCTTTGTGAACGACTCCCTTAAGCCAGCGCAATCCAATCTTGAGGTAGCTGAGTCCGCGCCGCCAATGAGGGTCTACCTGCTGCCTAAGGCCTTCAATCTGAACCGCCATGCCAGTGGTTGTTCCATAAAGCAGTGCAATAGCGGCCACTAGATAAAGTCGCTCAAGGGCTACCGCTGAGCGGATTCGGGAGTCTTCAATCTCGAAAGCTCCTGATTTGCTATCCAAAAACAGCTCCTCTACTCTGAAACGCAACGCGTAGCGCCAGAGCGTCTGCAAGGTAGGCGGTTCATCGGTGATGACGGCCCAAGGCTCTTTGACGCCTTTAAGCGTCGCCAGCACGATGTTGCACTGGTGGGAGCCATCCTGCCACAGCCTGACATTTCGATAGAAAATCGCCTCGCCTTTTGGCGGCCACAGATATCTCACTTCAGTC
This portion of the Halomicronema hongdechloris C2206 genome encodes:
- the cas1 gene encoding CRISPR-associated endonuclease Cas1, giving the protein MCDLYVVKQGTCLRKEHGRFILNPPEDDGLEIPIREIERILLFGNIQLSTAVIGTCLQQQIPVVFLSRTGIYKGHLWSAELRDLEAERNQFLNYTDRTFHLETARAIIRGKLVNSRQLLLRLNRKRHLETVANAISGIQRDINASETAGSVDQLRGYEGITAARYFPALGQLLITPDFTFEERNRRPPRDPVNSLLSFGYTLLSNNVMSLILAEGLNPYLGNLHRSDKKLPELVLDLMEEFRSPVVDTLVVTLINRRTLHPDDFTWPTETGGVYIADAARRRFIHAFEANMNQSVKHPDVQEPVTYRRAIHYQVKRYKRALLEVIPYQPFVRAA
- the cas2 gene encoding CRISPR-associated endonuclease Cas2 — protein: MLVLITYDIPDNKRRTKLATFLEGYGRRVQKSVFECFLTQAEMQELHRRIQRRVNPDEDNVRFYWLTPQSVAKSLAIGSDPPTPPPNVYII
- a CDS encoding endonuclease domain-containing protein; translated protein: MTSHPTEKWDIPESLRRRMVEVARDLRQQQTPSEEKLWQQLRRKQRGYRVRRQQPIGPFIVDFYISQARLVIEVDGAVHTQHIEKDKQRQDLLEELGLTVLRFSTTAVEQTLSEVLEQIDTYVQILTTQTNI
- a CDS encoding IS5 family transposase — its product is MGQQGFWDIEERQQKLEQKKAVLNRLNQLVPWETFRPILMQIREKPRKSQAGRNPTDVLLLFKMLVLQKLYNISDDELEYQVNDRLSFMQFLGLGLEDRVPDATTVWLFREQLQQHGLVEALFEQFGAYLQGAGYAAKDGQIVDATLIPVPKQRNTREENQTLKQGEVPVEWQETPHQLAQKDVDARWTKKNGTSHYGYKNHINSDAGFKLIRRYSVTDASVHDSQVLGELLDADNSGDGLWADSAYLSVLIVEVLKLIGFEPHINERAYRNRPLSEAQKTANRERSKTRARVEHIFGDVVTSMGGKVVRSIGLARAQTQLGLKNLVYNLKRFVCLETQRAASAELAR
- a CDS encoding ISAs1 family transposase; the encoded protein is MVLASMRLPPTPTTLDSRHEPAVERIEILEAFVALPDVRQASGKRHQMALCLALFTLAVTAGNRGFLAIGDWLKSYRSELIDLFNPPKGRLPSYSTIRRVLLKLDYGQYSAALARFFGIEPLAGETLAVDGKVLRGSYQLETDNPDSPPHPAILLVSAYLVERGLILEPYQVEHKTNEIKALPEFIKQLALKGVVIAFDAISTQKNCQLILDTDNHYLGALKGNQGNLHKSVQANFIAEDSYTEVSKGHGRLEKRVVSLCTTLDNIKPWPGLKTLIRVESERHFKKGGQPHLETETRYYVASFLESAESLARRIRGYWGVENKVHHIRDVTQGEDASRIRMHQLPQIFAVARNFALNLYRSNEFANMAQAERLCKFGLDTLKAIFRMK